GTGGGCCGATGGCGGGACGAAGGACATGTCGCCGATGTCGTGGTACCGGCGCGGGATGCCCATCAATCCGAGATAGTGCATCGGGAAGAAGATCGCATAGGCGCCAAGGAACGTGACCCAGAAATGGATCCTTCCGAGCGTCTCGTTCAGCATGCGCCCGGTCACCTTCGGATACCAATGATAGATCGCCCCGAAGATCACGAGGATCGGGGCCACGCCCATGACCATGTGGAAATGGGCCACGACGAACATCGTATCGGACAGGGGAACGTCCACCACCACATTGCCGAGGAACAGGCCCGTGAGGCCGCCGTTCACGAAGGTGACGATGAACGCGAGGGCAAACAGCATCGGTAGGGTCAGGTGGATGTTGCCGCGCCAGAGCGTCAGGATCCAGTTGTAGACCTTGATCGCCGTGGGTACGGCGATGATCAGCGTCGTGGTGGCGAAGAAGAATCCGAAATAGGGATTCATGCCGCTCACATACATGTGGTGCGCCCAGACGACGAAGCTTAAGGCGCCGATGGCGAGCAGGGCCCAGACCATCATGCGATAGCCGAAGATGTTGCGCCGCGCATGAGTGCTGATCAGGTCCGACACGATGCCGAAGGCGGGCAGGGCGACGATGTAGACCTCCGGGTGCCCGAAGAACCAGAACAGGTGCTGGAAGAGCAAGGGAGAGCCGCCGCTGCGGTCCAGCGGCTGCCCCATCTCGACGATGGCGGGAACGAAGAAGCTCGTTCCGAAGACGCGGTCGAAAAGCATCATCACGGCACCGACGAACAGGGCCGGGAAGGCGAGCAATGCCATGAAGCTTGCCGTGAAGATCCCCCAGACGGTGAGCGGCATGCGCATCAGCGTCATGCCGCGCGCGCGCGCCTGAAGCACCGTCACCACATAATTCAAGCCGCCCATGGTGAAGCCGATGATGAAGATCATCAGGGAGGAGAGCATCAGGATGATGCCCCAATCCTGCCCGCCGGGCGTGCCGGACAGGATGGCCTGGGGTGGATAGAGGGTCCAGCCGGCGCCCGTGGGGCCGCCCGGCGCGAAGAAGCTCGCGAGGAGAACCAGCACGGCGAGGAAATAAACCCAGAAGCTCAGCATGTTGACATAGGGAAAGACCATGTCGCGCGCGCCGACCATCAGGGGAATGAGGTAATTGCCGAAGCCGCCGAGAAAGAGGGCGGTCAGGACATAGACCACCATCATCATGCCGTGCATGGTGATGAACTGGTAATAGGCATTGGCGTCGATGAAGGCGAAGACGCCCGGAAAACCGAGCTGGAGCCGCATCAGCCACGAAAGAACGAGGGCGATCAGCCCGACCGAGAGGGCGACGAACGCGTACTGGATCGCGATGACCTTTGCATCCTGGCTGAAGACGTATTTCGTCACCCAGCTGTGAGGATGGTAGAGCTCGACATCTTCGACGTCGGACGGTCCGACCGCGCCGGCTGGACCAAGTGGGACATCAACCATCAGGATTCTCTCCCCGGCTGCTTCCTCTATCTCCGTTTAATCGGGCACGTCGCTCGCAGGCGAAAGGTGCGCGAAGCTGCGCGCAGCCTGATGCTGCAACCATGCCTGATAATCGCTCTGCTCCTGGATCACGAGCGTTCCGCGCATCTGCGGGTGGCCGACGCCGCAGAGTTCCGCGCAGAGAATGTCGAAGCTTCCAGTTCTCGTGGGGGTGAACCAGATATAGGAGACCTGTCCCGGCACGAGATCCATCTTGGCGCGCAGCTCCGGCACATAGAAATCGTGGATCACATCGACGGAACGTAGGAGCGCCTTGACGGGCTTGCCGACCGGAAGGTGCAGTTCGCCGCCTTCGATGACGACGTCATCCTGCGATTTCGGATCGTCCTTGTTGATCCCGAGCGGATTGTCGGGGCTGATCAAGCGGGCGTCGGACGTCGCCAGTTTCCCGTCAGGTCCCGGCAGCCGGAAGCTCCATTGCCATTGCTGGCCCACAACTTCGATATCGGTCGCATCGTCCGGAACGGTGATGAACTGTCGCCAGACGAATAGTCCCGGCGTCAGCATGGCGGCGACTCCGACGGCGGTGACGAGGGTCAGCCACCATTCGAGCCTTTTGTTCTCCGGCTCATAATGCGCCTGTCGCCCGGCCTGATGACGGAAGCGGTAGACGCAATAGGCCATGAAGAGCACGACCGCGACGAAGACCGCTCCGGTGATCCAGAAGGTGATGATGATCGTGTTGTCGATATAGCGCCAGTTCGAAGCGATCGGAGTCCACCACCAGGGGCTGACGAGGTGGAAGAGAACCGAGCCGACAGCGACCAGAACCAAGACGAGCGCTACAGCCATTCCTGACCCATCCTTGCCGTGAGAGGCCTCGGATTTGAAGCAGAAGGCAATGACTCTTGTACGCCATTACATCGTTTTTGGCTGGTTCACTTGAAGGGAAGCTTCAACCAAAACACAAAATGCAGGCAATGCCGGCTTGCCACCGGTCGCTCTACATAGGAGCAACTTGGACTGCACCAGTATATGAAGTGAAAAACTACACCCGGTGGCCCGTCAGGTCAATGAGCCTTGGCCATCGGGTCGCCGTTATGCATAGATTAACCCTGCTCCGGTGGAAAGATGGAAAGGTTCTCATTTTCGCCACATTTGGCGCAGGCGAGAAATCGCCAGTCGAGTTAGGCCCGGATGTTCTCGAAAGTAGCAGGCTTGCTGTCGCGATACGCACAAGATGGCCGTTCCGCTCACAACCCGATTCCTTCTATTGGCAGTATATTTTCCTCTCCGCATCCTGTGATCTTCGGTCAACT
This region of Microvirga mediterraneensis genomic DNA includes:
- a CDS encoding cytochrome c oxidase subunit II, producing MAVALVLVLVAVGSVLFHLVSPWWWTPIASNWRYIDNTIIITFWITGAVFVAVVLFMAYCVYRFRHQAGRQAHYEPENKRLEWWLTLVTAVGVAAMLTPGLFVWRQFITVPDDATDIEVVGQQWQWSFRLPGPDGKLATSDARLISPDNPLGINKDDPKSQDDVVIEGGELHLPVGKPVKALLRSVDVIHDFYVPELRAKMDLVPGQVSYIWFTPTRTGSFDILCAELCGVGHPQMRGTLVIQEQSDYQAWLQHQAARSFAHLSPASDVPD
- the ctaD gene encoding cytochrome c oxidase subunit I — encoded protein: MVDVPLGPAGAVGPSDVEDVELYHPHSWVTKYVFSQDAKVIAIQYAFVALSVGLIALVLSWLMRLQLGFPGVFAFIDANAYYQFITMHGMMMVVYVLTALFLGGFGNYLIPLMVGARDMVFPYVNMLSFWVYFLAVLVLLASFFAPGGPTGAGWTLYPPQAILSGTPGGQDWGIILMLSSLMIFIIGFTMGGLNYVVTVLQARARGMTLMRMPLTVWGIFTASFMALLAFPALFVGAVMMLFDRVFGTSFFVPAIVEMGQPLDRSGGSPLLFQHLFWFFGHPEVYIVALPAFGIVSDLISTHARRNIFGYRMMVWALLAIGALSFVVWAHHMYVSGMNPYFGFFFATTTLIIAVPTAIKVYNWILTLWRGNIHLTLPMLFALAFIVTFVNGGLTGLFLGNVVVDVPLSDTMFVVAHFHMVMGVAPILVIFGAIYHWYPKVTGRMLNETLGRIHFWVTFLGAYAIFFPMHYLGLMGIPRRYHDIGDMSFVPPSAHTLNAFITIMALIVGATQLVFVFNLFWSLRHGRLSGGNPWRATTLEWQTPETPPPHGNWGKTLPTVYRWAYDYSVPGADQDFLPQNQPGITRIVPGASHG